From Skermanella sp. TT6, a single genomic window includes:
- a CDS encoding FAD binding domain-containing protein — translation MYAFEYHRPTTLADAARLASGNEDAKILAGGQTLIPTLKQRLAQPSDVVDLGAVAELRGIREEGDTLVIGATTPHAEVAASAVVQRLIPALAKLAEGIGDAQVRNRGTLGGSICNNDPSADYPAALVGLGATVRTTTRTLAAEDFFTGMFETALEPNEIVTAVAFPKPGKAAYVKFPNPASRYATVGVFVAETGGSVRVAVTGAAPSVYRWTEAEQALAGGLDPAALDALTVDADGLNADIHASAEYRASLVKVMAKRAVAACG, via the coding sequence ATGTACGCATTCGAGTATCACCGCCCGACGACGCTGGCGGACGCCGCCCGGCTCGCTTCCGGCAACGAGGACGCCAAGATCCTGGCCGGCGGCCAGACGCTGATCCCGACGCTGAAGCAGCGGCTGGCCCAGCCGAGCGACGTGGTCGACCTGGGCGCCGTGGCCGAGCTGCGCGGCATCCGGGAGGAGGGCGACACCCTGGTGATCGGGGCCACCACGCCGCACGCCGAGGTCGCTGCCAGCGCCGTGGTCCAGCGCCTGATCCCGGCCCTGGCCAAGCTGGCGGAGGGGATCGGCGACGCCCAGGTACGCAACCGCGGCACCCTGGGCGGGTCGATCTGCAACAACGACCCGTCGGCCGACTATCCCGCGGCCCTGGTCGGGCTGGGCGCCACGGTCCGCACCACGACGCGGACCCTCGCGGCGGAGGACTTCTTCACCGGCATGTTCGAGACCGCGCTGGAGCCGAACGAGATCGTGACGGCGGTGGCCTTCCCGAAGCCGGGCAAGGCGGCCTACGTCAAGTTCCCCAACCCGGCCAGCCGCTACGCCACGGTCGGCGTGTTCGTCGCCGAGACCGGCGGCAGCGTCCGGGTGGCGGTGACCGGCGCCGCCCCGTCGGTGTATCGCTGGACCGAGGCCGAGCAGGCCCTGGCCGGCGGCCTGGACCCGGCGGCGCTGGACGCTTTGACAGTGGATGCCGACGGCCTCAACGCCGACATCCATGCCAGCGCCGAGTACCGGGCCAGCCTGGTCAAGGTCATGGCCAAGAGGGCGGTCGCCGCCTGCGGCTGA
- a CDS encoding c-type cytochrome gives MKKQVLFGLAAGLALMAGVSAASAQSAADGEKVFRACKACHSLEAGKKGVGPSLHGLIGRQSGTVEGFAYSPAMKNANLTWNDENLAKYLADPKGFIAGNKMAFAGIKKEDDLKNLIAYLNEAAK, from the coding sequence ATGAAGAAGCAAGTGTTGTTCGGCCTGGCGGCCGGCCTCGCCCTGATGGCGGGTGTGTCCGCCGCGTCGGCCCAGAGTGCTGCCGACGGCGAGAAGGTCTTCCGGGCCTGCAAGGCCTGCCACAGCCTCGAGGCGGGCAAGAAGGGCGTCGGCCCGTCCCTGCACGGCCTGATCGGCCGCCAGTCGGGCACCGTGGAGGGCTTCGCCTACTCCCCGGCGATGAAGAACGCCAATCTCACCTGGAACGACGAGAACCTCGCCAAGTACCTGGCCGATCCCAAGGGCTTCATCGCCGGCAACAAGATGGCCTTCGCCGGGATCAAGAAGGAAGACGACCTGAAGAACCTGATCGCCTACCTGAACGAAGCCGCCAAGTAA